A single genomic interval of Mycolicibacterium sp. MU0053 harbors:
- a CDS encoding acyl-CoA dehydrogenase family protein, whose protein sequence is MGEQAGALRGKLRNLVAEHLPADFMGAFTDDPADLAAAQQFCRTLADEGLLCMSWPAEFGGRDASVWEQTVVREEMWAHHEPRGAQYMGVNWVGPIIMRHGTAEQQRRHLPLIANGEVIWCQGFSEPEAGSDLASLRTTARRDGDGWLVSGQKIWTSYATMAQWCFLLARTSKEGKKQQGLTIFLVPMSDPAIQVRPIRCIMGPHHLNEVFFDDLRVTDAEVLGEVGAGWSIVQDVLSFERVGIARYARCEKLLLDAPEALGAAWDQLPDELRARWTRMQVHCRRARLLAYRLVELQSKGQVRPGDASGYRIAVTKLDQDSAEVLMEIIAAADAADPAVQRFRDEVEDHWRYSQASTVSSGSIEMQRILLSRALLAAS, encoded by the coding sequence ATGGGGGAGCAGGCCGGCGCGCTGCGCGGCAAGCTCCGCAACCTGGTGGCCGAGCACCTGCCCGCCGACTTCATGGGCGCGTTCACCGACGACCCCGCGGATTTGGCAGCCGCGCAACAGTTCTGCCGCACGCTGGCCGACGAGGGTCTGCTGTGCATGTCGTGGCCGGCCGAGTTCGGTGGCCGGGACGCCTCGGTGTGGGAACAGACCGTGGTGCGTGAGGAGATGTGGGCGCACCACGAACCGCGCGGGGCCCAGTACATGGGCGTCAACTGGGTGGGCCCGATCATCATGCGCCACGGCACCGCCGAACAGCAGCGCCGGCACCTGCCGCTGATCGCCAACGGCGAAGTGATCTGGTGCCAAGGGTTTTCCGAACCCGAGGCCGGTTCCGACCTGGCGTCGCTGCGCACCACCGCCCGCCGCGACGGCGACGGCTGGCTGGTGAGTGGTCAGAAGATCTGGACGTCGTACGCGACCATGGCACAGTGGTGCTTTCTGCTCGCGCGGACCTCCAAGGAGGGCAAGAAGCAGCAGGGTCTGACGATCTTCTTGGTGCCGATGTCCGATCCGGCGATCCAGGTCCGGCCGATCCGCTGCATCATGGGCCCGCACCACCTCAACGAGGTGTTCTTCGACGATCTGCGGGTCACCGACGCCGAAGTGCTGGGCGAGGTCGGTGCCGGCTGGTCGATTGTGCAGGATGTGCTGTCGTTCGAACGGGTCGGCATCGCCCGGTACGCCCGGTGCGAGAAGTTGCTGCTCGACGCTCCCGAAGCGCTCGGGGCGGCCTGGGACCAACTGCCGGATGAATTGCGCGCCAGGTGGACCCGGATGCAGGTGCATTGCCGTCGGGCCAGGCTGCTGGCGTATCGGCTGGTGGAGCTGCAAAGCAAGGGGCAGGTGCGCCCCGGGGACGCGTCCGGCTACCGGATCGCGGTGACGAAGCTGGACCAGGACAGCGCCGAGGTGTTGATGGAGATCATTGCGGCCGCCGACGCGGCCGACCCCGCGGTGCAACGATTCCGCGACGAGGTCGAGGACCACTGGCGGTACTCGCAGGCGTCCACGGTGTCCTCCGGCAGCATCGAAATGCAGCGGATCCTGCTGTCCCGCGCGCTGTTGGCGGCGTCATGA
- a CDS encoding CaiB/BaiF CoA transferase family protein, with the protein MVMGPYCTQIMADMGAEVIKVEPPQGDNTRFISVGPAPGMSGVFVNVNRGKRSAVLDLRSDEGTAALRALIESADVFIHSMRAKAVASLGFSYDDVAAINPTIVYTNCYGYSRRGPAADRPAYDDTIQAECGLPAVQEQLTGEANYVGTIIADKVAGLTALYATMMALFHRERTGEGQEVEVSMFETMASFMLVEHANGAMFDPPLGPAVYPRTVAPNRRPYETKDGHIAVLIYNDKHWNAFIEAVRPPWAAADPAAYATLEHRARQIDVVYGFVAETLKERTTEQWLTLFEQLEIPAAPINTPDALFDHPQLNAVGLFETVQTPHGPVRFPGVPTWFSRTPGHVRGPAPELGADTAAVLAELGVLATAPSAPENDAEPVLGSG; encoded by the coding sequence ATGGTGATGGGTCCGTACTGCACGCAGATCATGGCGGACATGGGCGCCGAGGTCATCAAGGTCGAACCGCCGCAGGGTGACAACACCCGGTTCATCTCGGTGGGCCCGGCACCCGGCATGAGCGGGGTGTTCGTGAACGTCAACCGCGGCAAGCGCAGCGCGGTGCTCGATCTGCGTTCGGATGAGGGCACGGCCGCGTTGCGGGCCCTGATCGAGTCGGCGGACGTGTTCATCCACTCGATGCGGGCCAAAGCGGTGGCCAGTCTGGGCTTTTCGTATGACGACGTGGCGGCCATCAACCCGACGATCGTCTATACCAACTGTTACGGCTACAGCCGACGCGGGCCCGCAGCCGACCGACCCGCCTACGACGACACCATCCAGGCCGAATGCGGGTTACCGGCGGTCCAGGAGCAACTGACCGGCGAGGCGAACTACGTCGGGACCATCATCGCCGACAAGGTCGCCGGCCTGACCGCGCTCTACGCCACCATGATGGCGCTGTTCCATCGGGAACGGACCGGGGAGGGCCAGGAGGTCGAGGTCAGCATGTTCGAGACGATGGCCTCGTTCATGCTCGTCGAACACGCCAACGGCGCGATGTTCGATCCGCCGCTGGGACCGGCGGTCTATCCACGGACCGTGGCCCCCAACCGTCGCCCGTATGAAACCAAGGACGGGCACATCGCGGTACTGATCTACAACGACAAGCACTGGAATGCGTTCATCGAGGCGGTCCGGCCGCCCTGGGCGGCAGCGGATCCGGCGGCGTACGCCACCTTGGAGCATCGGGCCCGCCAGATCGACGTGGTCTACGGCTTTGTGGCCGAGACCCTTAAGGAACGCACCACCGAGCAGTGGTTGACGCTGTTCGAACAGCTGGAGATTCCCGCGGCGCCCATCAACACCCCGGATGCGCTGTTCGACCACCCGCAGCTCAACGCCGTCGGCCTGTTCGAAACCGTGCAGACGCCGCACGGGCCGGTGCGCTTTCCCGGTGTGCCGACCTGGTTTTCGCGCACTCCCGGTCATGTCCGGGGGCCGGCCCCGGAACTCGGCGCCGACACCGCCGCCGTGTTGGCGGAGTTGGGTGTGCTGGCGACCGCGCCGTCGGCGCCGGAGAACGACGCCGAGCCCGTACTGGGTTCGGGATAG